One genomic region from Salvia hispanica cultivar TCC Black 2014 chromosome 2, UniMelb_Shisp_WGS_1.0, whole genome shotgun sequence encodes:
- the LOC125203161 gene encoding fruit protein pKIWI502 — MAVTIHSPTLSSHVPPMTLSKLRPLHHLSHHLRRRSLAVSAAAVRQDTTLWTPTPLLKISPAAESLFSITIDVSESPELAASYTKAGQYLQLRLPEPESKPSFLAIASPPSAAASNGVFEFLVKSVAGSTAELLCGLQKGDLVELSPAMGKGFDVDQISPPESYQTVLIFATGSGISPIRSLIEAGFGAEKRSDVRLYYGARDLNKMAYQERFKAWESSGVNIVPVLSQPGDGWTGQKGYVQDALARNKNITNPQSTGVVLCGQKQMAEEVTSIVVGDGVSSEKILKNF; from the exons ATGGCGGTCACGATTCACTCGCCCACACTCAGCTCCCATGTCCCACCAATGACCCTCTCCAAACTTCGCCCCCTTCACCACCTCTCTCaccacctccgccgccgcagCCTCGCCGtatccgccgccgccgtccgCCAGGACACGACTCTCTGGACCCCGACGCCTCTGCTGAAAATCTCTCCCGCCGCCGAATCACTCTTCAGCATCACCATCGACGTCTCGGAATCCCCCGAGCTCGCCGCCTCTTACACGAAGGCGGGGCAGTATTTACAGCTCCGCCTCCCGGAGCCTGAATCCAAGCCATCGTTCCTCGCAATTGCATCACCGCCATCGGCCGCCGCGTCTAACGGCGTGTTCGAGTTTTTGGTGAAATCAGTCGCTGGATCGACTGCGGAGCTCCTCTGCGGGCTACAGAAAGGTGATCTCGTGGAGCTGAGTCCGGCCATGGGCAAAGGATTCGATGTCGACCAAATCTCTCCGCCTGAATCTTATCAGACCGTGCTAATTTTCGCCACCGGATCGGGAATTAG CCCCATACGGTCTTTAATCGAGGCAGGCTTTGGTGCTGAAAAGAGATCTGATGTCAGGCTCTATTATGGAGCTAGAGACCTTAACAAGATGGCATATCAG GAGAGGTTTAAAGCCTGGGAATCTTCGGGAGTCAATATTGTACCTGTACTATCCCAACCCGGTGATGGTTGGACAGGGCAGAAAGGCTATGTACAG GATGCTTTAgctagaaataaaaatatcaccaacCCACAGTCTACCGGCGTGGTTCTCTGTGGCCAAAAGCAGATGGCTGAG GAGGTGACCTCTATTGTTGTGGGTGATGGAGTGTCGAGTGAAAagattttgaagaatttttgA
- the LOC125204486 gene encoding histone chaperone ASF1B-like yields the protein MSAVNLKDVTVLANPAPFVDPFQFEISYECLTPLEDDLEWKLIYVGSAEDETYDQVLESVLVGPVNVGNYRFVFQADSPDPSKIQEEDIIGVTVLLLTCSYQGQEFVRVGYYVNNDYEDEQLKAEPPQKVLIDKVQRNILADKPRVTKFPINFCPEKNENDEQQQPCPSPEHVAETSKQGDEPLSNQSSIECS from the exons ATGAGCGCCGTCAACTTGAAAGACGTCACCGTTTTGGCCAATCCGGCTCCCTTCGTTGACCCCTTCCAATTCGAGATTTCGTACGAATGTTTGACTCCCCTTGAAGACG ATCTGGAGTGGAAGCTCATCTACGTTGGATCAGCTGAGGATGAAACATACGACCAAGTCCTAGAAAGCGTGCTTGTTGGACCTGTTAATGTTGGTAATTACCGTTTTGTATTTCAG GCTGATTCACCGGACCCATCAAAAATTCAAGAGGAAGATATTATTGGAGTCACTGTGCTACTGCTGACTTGCTCATATCAGGGTCAAGAATTTGTTAGAGTAGGATACTATGTGAACAATGACTACGAGGACGAGCAGCTAAAAGCAGAGCCACCTCAGAAGGTTCTAATCGATAAAGTCCAAAGAAACATCTTAGCAGATAAACCTAGAGTTACGAAGTTCCCAATCAATTTCTGTCcagaaaagaatgaaaatgatGAACAGCAGCAGCCTTGTCCTTCACCGGAGCATGTTGCAGAAACCAGCAAGCAGGGAGACGAGCCGCTATCCAACCAGTCTTCCATCGAGTGCTCTTGA
- the LOC125204483 gene encoding protein DETOXIFICATION 16-like, whose amino-acid sequence MSEEGSKPLIDHVQDQDQDFMVEVKHQLRLAVPLITVNILLYCLQVISLMFVGHLGELQLSGASVATSFAAVSGFSVLLGMGSALETLCGQAYGAKQYQMLGVYTQRGVVVVLALSVGLAVVWYNTSFILVGLGQDHDISAEAGVFNRWMIPSLFAYGILQCLIRFLQTQNIVLPMVVTSAATSVFHVFLCWLLVFKLEFGIQGAAMVTVASYWINVVLLALYVNFSSACSECFTGFSREAFHDIVGFLRLAVPSALMICLEYWSFEMVVLLSGLLPNPTLETSVLSISLNTCWMVYMISVGLGGAVSTRVSNELGAGNAPRARLAVYVAAAIAASEGVVIGAITVLVRNVWGKLYSDEEEVIVYVARILPLLALSDFLDGFQCVLSGAARGCGWQTMCAVINLGAYYVIAIPCSVLLAFVFHLGGMGLWMGIICGLSVQAVVLIVINIRTNWDDEVTKAVNRVQAT is encoded by the exons ATGAGTGAGGAAGGGTCAAAACCTCTGATTGATCATGTTCAAGATCAAGATCAAGATTTTATGGTGGAAGTAAAGCATCAGCTGCGATTGGCAGTACCGCTAATAACAGTAAACATACTTCTCTACTGTTTGCAAGTGATCTCTTTGATGTTTGTTGGTCACCTTGGCGAATTGCAACTCTCCGGCGCATCTGTAGCAACTTCTTTCGCTGCAGTCAGTGGCTTCAGCGTCTTG CTAGGAATGGGGAGTGCGTTAGAAACTCTGTGTGGCCAAGCTTATGGCGCGAAACAGTACCAAATGCTCGGTGTTTATACTCAGCGAGGCGTTGTGGTGGTTCTAGCTTTGAGCGTTGGCCTTGCAGTTGTGTGGTACAACACCAGCTTCATTCTGGTTGGTCTAGGCCAAGATCACGACATCTCTGCTGAAGCTGGCGTGTTCAATCGTTGGATGATACCCAGCCTCTTCGCCTATGGCATCCTCCAATGTCTCATCAGGTTTCTGCAGACACAAAACATTGTACTTCCAATGGTGGTAACCTCTGCAGCGACTAGTGTGTTCCATGTGTTCTTGTGCTGGCTGCTTGTGTTCAAACTCGAGTTTGGAATTCAAGGGGCTGCAATGGTGACTGTTGCTTCGTACTGGATCAATGTGGTGTTGCTGGCATTGTATGTTAACTTCTCCTCGGCCTGTTCAGAGTGTTTCACTGGTTTCTCAAGAGAAGCTTTTCATGATATAGTTGGATTTCTGAGGCTTGCAGTTCCTTCAGCTCTCATGATATG CTTGGAATACTGGTCATTTGAAATGGTCGTTCTTCTATCTGGACTTCTTCCGAACCCGACTCTGGAGACATCAGTACTATCAATAAG CCTCAATACCTGCTGGATGGTGTATATGATATCTGTTGGTCTTGGAGGTGCAGTAAG CACAAGAGTGTCAAACGAACTGGGAGCTGGAAATGCACCTCGCGCTCGTCTTGCTGTATATGTAGCAGCAGCAATTGCTGCCTCAGAAGGAGTGGTCATCGGAGCAATCACAGTTTTGGTTCGAAATGTCTGGGGAAAGCTGTACAGCGACGAAGAGGAAGTGATTGTATATGTGGCCAGAATCCTGCCGTTGTTGGCACTATCGGACTTCTTGGATGGTTTCCAGTGTGTGCTATCAGGAGCTGCTAGAGGGTGTGGATGGCAAACAATGTGTGCAGTCATCAATCTTGGGGCTTACTATGTAATAGCCATTCCTTGTTCTGTGCTTCTTGCCTTCGTCTTTCACCTCGGGGGCATG GGCCTTTGGATGGGGATCATATGCGGGCTTTCAGTCCAAGCTGTGGTTTTGATTGTAATAAATATACGCACTAATTGGGATGATGAG GTGACAAAGGCTGTAAATCGAGTTCAAGCAACTTAG
- the LOC125204484 gene encoding sec-independent protein translocase protein TATC, chloroplastic-like: MGTAGAVIYSAHLKSNTTCFNCLSSHPQPTALLRIDQTKSRSLVFSNRKGLKKLSGTICSAVEDVTKKQMELGGGSLIGVAEDRAESSDKAENPFLENESDDKGNFIYNFLYPSKELLPDDKEMSIYDHLEELRSRLFVSVLAVGGAMVGCFAFSKELIMFLEKPVSAQGVRFLQLAPGEFFFTSLKVSGYCGLLVGSPVILYEIIAFILPGLTKDERRFLGPIVLGSSILFYIGIAFSYYVLTPAALTFFVSYAEGVVESLWSIDQYFEFVLVLMFSTGLSFQVPVIQLLLGQVGLVSSEQMFSIWRYVVVGSVIAAAILTPSTDPLTQMLLAGPLMGLYLGGAWTVKLLGR, from the exons ATGGGAACTGCAGGAGCCGTCATCTACAGTGCTCATCTCAAGAGTAACACTACATGTTTTAATTGCTTGAGCTCACATCCCCAGCCGACAGCGCTATTGCGCATTGATCAGACGAAATCAAGGTCGCTAGTCTTCTCGAATAGGAAAGGTTTGAAGAAATTAAGCGGAACCATTTGCTCAGCCGTCGAAGATGTCACGAAGAAGCAGATGGAACTCGGCGGCGGCAGCTTGATTGGCGTTGCTGAAGATAGAGCCG AGTCTAGTGATAAGGCTGAGAATCCTTTCTTGGAGAATGAGTCAGATGATAAaggaaattttatttacaatttccTTTACCCTAGTAAAGAGCTTCTCCCAGATGATAAAGAAATGAGTATATATGACCATCTAGAGGAGTTGAGATCGAGACTCTTTGTATCGGTTTTGGCTGTTGGAGGTGCTATGGTTGgttgttttgcattttcaaaGGAACTCATTATGTTCCTTGAAAAGCCGGTGAGCGCACAAGGTGTTCGCTTTCTACAATTAGCTCCCGGagaatttttctttacatccCTGAAG GTATCAGGATACTGCGGCCTTCTGGTGGGCAGTCCCGTAATCCTCTACGAGATCATAGCCTTTATTCTCCCAGGGTTGACTAAGGATGAAAGAAGATTTCTGGGGCCCATTGTCCTAGGGTCCTCAATTCTTTTCTATATAGGCATTGCCTTCTCTTACTATGTTCTCACCCCAGCAGCCTTGACGTTCTTTGTTAGTTACGCAGAAGGAGTTGTTGAGTCATTGTGGTCCATTGACCAATACTTCGAGTTTGTCCTCGTGCTCATGTTTAGTACCGGATTGTCTTTCCAG GTTCCGGTTATACAGCTTCTTCTTGGGCAAGTTGGGTTGGTTTCATCCGAGCAAATGTTTTCGATATGGAGATACGTGGTGGTGGGCTCAGTGATCGCAGCAGCTATACTCACGCCCTCAACAGATCCTCTTACTCAAATGCTCTTGGCCGGGCCCCTTATGGGTCTTTATTTAGGTGGTGCGTGGACGGTTAAGCTTCTTGGCCGATGA
- the LOC125204069 gene encoding origin of replication complex subunit 4, with product MGVENPAEVAKFIIRSRIADPLFVYSYFSQLPDSNYSKLKYIISSSVTEACNNSVLLLGPRGCGKTAVLELVLEDLLKEHPDMISVVKLNGLLHSDNNCALKEIARQVCMEHQLQFSKMASFDENSKFLLSILRECGLAHKTIVFVLEEFDLFTEGKQRLLYSLLDAMQSVLSQAVVVGVSCRLDADQLLEKRVRSRFSHRKLLFLSSPGEDFHRLAEHILLLPTDSRLPNDFRASFNEKLLNILAGEEFKRVVDQLCYSDSTVSHLLRFLFCAVCHMDLSSGSLSIKNFKSALPSIQRQPKQEALKDCSILQLHLLVCMKRLEVKEVELCNFNSIMKEYKRIRDSFETVDYYARNICLRAFEHLLQRGLVSFQDSRGQGQSAEFRPVKLLISWHELQQGLQSFPSCPTILHKLMAREG from the exons ATGGGCGTGGAAAATCCAGCGGAGGTAGCCAAATTCATCATCAGAAGCAGAATCGCCGATCCCTTATTTGTCTACTCCTATTTCTCCCAATTACCCGATTCCAACTACAG CAAGTTGAAGTATATAATATCAAGTTCAGTGACCGAGGCATGTAACAACTCAGTTCTGCTTTTGGGTCCTCGAGGATGTGGGAAAACAGCG GTGTTGGAGTTGGTTCTTGAAGACCTACTTAAAGAACATCCAGACATGATTTCTGTG GTTAAGTTGAATGGACTCCTGCACAGCGATAACAATTGCgcattgaag GAGATAGCTAGGCAAGTGTGTATGGAGCATCAGTTGCAGTTctctaaaatg GCCTCATTTGACGAGAACTCTAAATTCTTGCTATCCATTTTACG GGAGTGTGGGTTAGCTCATAAAACAATTGTTTTTGTACTAGAAGAGTTTGACCTTTTCACAGAG GGAAAACAACGATTGCTTTATAGTTTGCTAGATGCAATGCAATCTGTCTTGTCACAAGCGGTTGTAGTTGGAGTGAGTTGCCGACTG GATGCTGACCAGCTGTTGGAGAAAAGAGTTAGATCTCGTTTTTCACACAGGAAGCTGTTGTTTCTTTCTTCCCCTGGGGAAGATTTTCATAG ACTTGCAGAGCACATTTTACTCTTACCAACGGATTCAAGGCTTCCAAACGATTTCAGAGCTTCTTTCAACGAAAAACTACTC AACATTTTAGCTGGTGAAGAATTCAAAAGGGTCGTCGATCAATTATGTTATTCTGATTCAACTGTCAGCCATCTATTGAGATTTTT GTTCTGTGCTGTTTGTCATATGGACTTGAGTTCTGGTTCCCtgtcaattaaaaattttaaatcagcACTTCCAAGCATACAAAGGCAGCCAAAGCAGGAGGCTCTAAAAG ATTGCTCTATTTTGCAACTTCATCTTCTAGTTTGCATGAAGAGGCTGGAAGTCAAAGAGGTGGAGTTATGCAACTTCAATTCTATAATGAAAG AGTACAAAAGGATACGCGACAGCTTCGAAACAGTCGACTATTATGCAAGGAATATCTGCTTACGG GCCTTTGAGCATCTTCTGCAACGTGGGCTGGTCTCGTTCCAGGACAGCAGAGGGCAGGGCCAATCTGCTGAGTTCCGTCCAGTGAAGCTTTTGATATCGTGGCATGAACTGCAGCAGGGGTTGCAATCCTTCCCCTCTTGCCCG ACAATCCTACATAAACTGATGGCTCGTGAAGGCTAA